From one Streptomyces sp. N50 genomic stretch:
- a CDS encoding ABC transporter permease: MSEALVASQAAGTDLSVPAVSGARQFWRRLRAQRAALVAAAVVALLVLVALAAPLLTAIEGQDPFTYHPSLIDSARGGVPTGSFGGITGGHWLGVEPQTGRDLFARLVYGARVSLGVALGATVVQVFVGVVIGVAAGLGNRWVDQVLSRVTDIIVAMPLMIMSLALLAIVPDSFPRPLLVALVIGLIAWGNVAKIVRAQTLTLKELDYVSAARLSGWGTWRIARRELLPGLAAPVITYSALLFPMNISAEAALSFLGVGVKPPTPSWGQMLTAADVWYQAAPQYLLLPAGALFVTVLSLTVLGDGVRTALDPRAASRLRVGTGRKREAKADASGKKPAVDAGSGRSTVDPGVNAIKSADTGVNVIKQTRANGEKEDPA, from the coding sequence ATGAGCGAGGCACTTGTCGCCTCCCAGGCCGCCGGGACGGACCTCTCCGTCCCGGCGGTCTCGGGGGCCCGTCAGTTCTGGCGGCGGCTGCGTGCGCAGCGCGCCGCCCTCGTCGCGGCGGCCGTCGTCGCCCTGCTCGTCCTGGTCGCGCTCGCCGCGCCACTGCTCACCGCGATCGAGGGCCAGGACCCCTTCACCTACCACCCCTCGCTCATCGACTCCGCGCGCGGAGGCGTGCCGACCGGCTCCTTCGGGGGCATCACCGGCGGCCACTGGCTCGGCGTCGAACCGCAGACCGGGCGCGACCTGTTCGCCCGTCTCGTCTACGGCGCCCGGGTCTCCCTGGGGGTCGCGCTGGGGGCGACCGTCGTCCAGGTCTTCGTCGGTGTCGTGATCGGTGTCGCCGCCGGGCTCGGGAACCGATGGGTTGATCAAGTGTTGAGCCGGGTCACCGACATCATCGTGGCGATGCCCTTGATGATCATGTCGTTGGCGCTGCTCGCGATCGTCCCCGACAGCTTTCCGCGCCCCCTGCTGGTCGCCCTGGTCATCGGCCTGATCGCCTGGGGCAACGTCGCGAAGATCGTGCGCGCCCAGACGCTCACCCTGAAGGAACTCGACTACGTCTCCGCCGCCCGGCTCAGCGGCTGGGGCACCTGGCGCATCGCCCGCCGCGAACTGCTGCCCGGCCTGGCCGCGCCCGTCATCACGTACTCCGCGCTGCTCTTCCCGATGAACATCAGCGCCGAGGCCGCGCTGTCCTTCCTCGGTGTAGGCGTGAAGCCGCCGACGCCCTCCTGGGGGCAGATGCTCACCGCCGCCGACGTCTGGTACCAGGCCGCCCCGCAGTACCTGCTGCTGCCCGCCGGCGCGCTCTTCGTCACCGTGCTCTCCCTGACCGTCCTCGGCGACGGCGTCCGCACGGCCCTCGACCCCCGCGCGGCTTCCCGCCTGCGCGTCGGCACGGGACGCAAGCGCGAGGCGAAGGCGGACGCGAGCGGCAAGAAGCCCGCGGTGGACGCCGGTTCCGGCCGGTCAACAGTTGATCCGGGCGTCAACGCGATCAAGTCGGCCGACACGGGCGTCAACGTGATCAAGCAGACCCGCGCGAACGGCGAGAAGGAGGACCCGGCATGA